In one Pseudomonas sp. SCA2728.1_7 genomic region, the following are encoded:
- a CDS encoding DUF2069 domain-containing protein yields MAKKPKILPSIEWLEPRVKAMRVVSLLSFFALAGLLAAYYLVFADLHGARPWVILLVELIPWIVLAPAMIMGSARGHSWMCFVVNLYFIKGALAAYDPNRQWFGVLEMVASLAVFCSALLYVRWRYQLNRKLAGEGEISVA; encoded by the coding sequence ATGGCGAAGAAGCCGAAGATTCTGCCGAGTATCGAGTGGCTTGAGCCGCGCGTGAAAGCGATGCGGGTTGTCAGCCTGCTGAGCTTTTTCGCTTTGGCCGGATTGCTCGCTGCGTACTATCTGGTCTTCGCCGACCTGCACGGTGCACGGCCGTGGGTGATTCTGCTGGTCGAGCTGATCCCGTGGATCGTCCTTGCCCCGGCGATGATCATGGGCAGCGCCCGTGGGCATTCATGGATGTGTTTTGTGGTGAATCTGTATTTCATCAAAGGCGCACTGGCGGCGTATGACCCGAACCGACAGTGGTTTGGGGTGCTGGAGATGGTTGCGAGCCTGGCGGTGTTCTGCTCGGCGCTGCTGTATGTGCGGTGGCGGTATCAGTTGAATCGCAAACTGGCTGGCGAAGGCGAAATCTCCGTCGCCTGA
- the wrbA gene encoding NAD(P)H:quinone oxidoreductase: MSAPYILVLYYSRNGSTNEMARQIARGVEQAGLEARLRTVPAISTECEAVSPDIPDEGALYATLDDLKNCAGLALGSPTRFGNMAAPLKYFLDGTSNLWLTGALVGKPAGVFTSTASLHGGQETTLLSMMLPLLHHGMLITGLPYSESALLETQGGGTPYGASHHAGADGKKGLDQHEVALCRALGLRLAKTAQKLVG, from the coding sequence GTGAGCGCGCCGTACATTCTGGTGCTGTATTACAGCCGCAACGGCTCGACCAACGAGATGGCCCGGCAAATTGCCCGCGGTGTCGAACAGGCGGGTCTCGAAGCGCGCTTGCGTACGGTGCCAGCGATTTCCACCGAGTGTGAAGCGGTGTCGCCGGACATCCCGGACGAAGGCGCGCTGTATGCCACGCTCGATGACCTGAAGAATTGCGCCGGCCTGGCACTTGGCAGCCCGACGCGTTTCGGCAACATGGCCGCACCGCTGAAATACTTCCTCGACGGCACCAGTAACCTGTGGCTGACCGGCGCCCTCGTCGGCAAACCGGCCGGCGTGTTCACCTCCACCGCCAGCCTGCACGGCGGTCAGGAAACCACTCTGCTGTCGATGATGTTGCCGCTGTTGCACCACGGCATGCTCATCACCGGTCTGCCGTACAGCGAGTCGGCGCTGCTGGAAACCCAGGGCGGCGGTACGCCTTACGGTGCCAGTCATCACGCTGGGGCTGACGGTAAAAAAGGCCTCGATCAGCACGAAGTGGCGCTGTGCCGTGCGCTGGGTCTGCGGCTGGCGAAAACCGCTCAGAAACTGGTGGGCTGA
- the arsC gene encoding arsenate reductase (glutaredoxin) (This arsenate reductase requires both glutathione and glutaredoxin to convert arsenate to arsenite, after which the efflux transporter formed by ArsA and ArsB can extrude the arsenite from the cell, providing resistance.) — MTDLTLYHNPRCSKSRGALELLEARGLTPNVVRYLETPLSAAQIKALLGKLGISARQLLRTGEDEYKMLQLADESLSEAQLIDAIAQHPKLMERPILEVGAKAIIGRPPENILELLP; from the coding sequence ATGACCGATCTGACGCTTTATCACAATCCGCGCTGCTCGAAATCCCGCGGCGCGCTGGAACTTCTAGAAGCCCGCGGCCTGACCCCGAACGTCGTGCGTTACCTCGAAACCCCTTTGAGTGCGGCGCAAATCAAGGCCCTGCTCGGCAAGCTCGGGATCAGCGCACGCCAGTTGCTGCGCACCGGTGAAGATGAATACAAAATGCTTCAGCTGGCTGACGAAAGCCTCAGCGAAGCGCAATTGATCGACGCCATCGCCCAGCATCCAAAACTGATGGAGCGGCCGATTCTTGAAGTCGGCGCCAAAGCCATCATCGGTCGTCCGCCGGAAAATATCCTGGAGTTGTTGCCGTGA
- a CDS encoding TlpA disulfide reductase family protein, whose protein sequence is MTRRLAAALTVIGALMLGGCGNDYGIDQNGQKVASERLDKQWVVLNYWAEWCGPCRTEIPELNHLADELKSKNVGVFGVNFDNVQGVELKDASEKLGIKFTVLAQDPAELFELPRSEALPVTYIIDNKGKVREQLMGEQTAAGVMAKLEALQATK, encoded by the coding sequence ATGACACGGCGATTGGCAGCGGCATTGACGGTAATCGGGGCGTTGATGCTGGGGGGCTGCGGCAACGACTACGGCATTGACCAGAACGGTCAGAAGGTCGCGTCCGAGCGCTTGGACAAACAATGGGTAGTGCTGAACTACTGGGCGGAATGGTGTGGCCCGTGCCGGACTGAAATTCCGGAACTCAATCATCTGGCTGATGAATTGAAGAGCAAGAACGTTGGCGTGTTCGGGGTCAACTTCGACAATGTGCAGGGCGTGGAACTGAAAGACGCCAGCGAGAAGCTCGGCATCAAGTTCACCGTGCTAGCGCAGGATCCGGCGGAGTTGTTCGAGTTGCCACGCAGTGAGGCACTGCCGGTGACGTACATCATCGACAACAAGGGCAAGGTGCGTGAGCAGTTGATGGGGGAGCAGACGGCGGCGGGGGTGATGGCCAAGCTTGAGGCGTTGCAGGCGACCAAGTAA